One region of Paucibacter aquatile genomic DNA includes:
- a CDS encoding OmpA family protein, with translation MKSPRRIHSLSLVSAALLAVSASLLGCSSLPSDNLQLDRARSDYRSAQADPQTAAHAASEMKLAREALDRANSAWAAQDASAKVDHLAFLAQQQVAIAQETTRQKLAEAAVSSANAQRDQIRLQARTQEADRAGQAAGIAQAQAAQSQQNNLNAQAQTVAVQLQAQNQAEQARIRTYQLETQIRELHAKQTERGLVITIGDVLFDNNRAELKSGAQRDLERLSVFLKAYPERRVRVEGYADSVGSSSSNASLSGRRAESVRSALLALGVEPGRVVSQAMGETHPVASNDNAAGRQQNRRVEIVLSDESGVMASR, from the coding sequence ATGAAATCTCCCCGTCGCATCCATTCCCTGTCCCTGGTCAGTGCGGCCTTGCTGGCCGTCTCGGCCAGCCTGCTGGGCTGCAGCAGCCTGCCCAGCGACAACCTCCAGCTCGACCGGGCGCGCAGCGATTACCGCAGCGCCCAGGCCGACCCGCAGACGGCCGCCCATGCCGCCAGCGAGATGAAGCTGGCCCGCGAAGCCCTGGACCGTGCCAACAGCGCCTGGGCCGCGCAGGACGCGAGCGCCAAGGTCGATCACCTGGCCTTCCTGGCCCAGCAGCAGGTCGCCATCGCCCAGGAGACCACGCGCCAGAAGCTGGCCGAGGCGGCGGTGAGCAGCGCCAATGCCCAGCGCGACCAGATCCGCCTGCAGGCCCGCACGCAAGAGGCCGATCGCGCGGGTCAAGCCGCCGGCATCGCCCAGGCCCAGGCGGCGCAGTCGCAGCAGAACAACCTGAACGCCCAGGCGCAGACGGTCGCCGTCCAGCTGCAGGCGCAGAACCAGGCCGAGCAGGCACGCATCCGCACCTACCAGCTGGAGACCCAGATCCGCGAGCTGCATGCCAAGCAGACCGAGCGCGGTCTGGTCATCACCATCGGTGATGTGCTGTTCGACAACAACCGCGCCGAGCTCAAGAGCGGTGCCCAGCGGGACCTGGAGCGTCTGTCGGTCTTTCTGAAGGCCTATCCCGAGCGTCGCGTGCGGGTGGAAGGTTATGCCGACAGCGTCGGCAGTTCCAGCAGCAATGCGTCGCTGTCCGGCCGCCGCGCCGAGTCGGTGCGCAGCGCCTTGCTGGCTCTGGGGGTGGAACCCGGCCGCGTGGTGAGCCAGGCCATGGGTGAGACCCACCCGGTCGCCAGCAATGACAACGCTGCCGGCCGCCAGCAGAACCGGCGGGTTGAGATCGTGCTCTCGGATGAGAGCGGGGTGATGGCCTCGCGCTGA